A segment of the Entomomonas moraniae genome:
ATCGAGACGATCTTACCATTTCCTGCTGCACGGATAGCTGTTCCGGTGGGTGCCGCATAGTCAACACCTTTATGAGCACGTATGCGGTTAAGAACAGGGTGATAACGACCTAATGAGAATTTAGAACTAATACGCGTAAAGTCGACAGGGGTACGAATGAAAGCACGTTGCATACTGGTACCATCAGCACGGTAGTAAGAGGCTACTTTGTTGCTATTGGTGAATCGCACAACTGTAAATTCCTTTCCTCGATTCGTAAAACGTGCCGCTAACAGATTACCTGTTCCTACTATTTTGCCGTTAACAAGTTTTTGCTCAAAGATAACTTCAAATACGTCACCTTGTCGAAGGTCGAGGGCAAAGTCGATATCATATCCAAAGGCATTGGCAATTTCCATTATCATGGCGTGAGGAATGCCTGCTTTATCAGCAGCAGCAAATAAAGAACTGTTAATCGAGCCGTAAGCATAAACCTTTTTATAGGTTGGTTTGATCGCATTATGGCTAAACATATAGCCATTATCTTGTTTAGCCAATGTATAAGTATTTAATAGATCAGGCTTTGTGGATACTGCAAGTAAGTCACCTGCATCATTAAGTGTAAACTCAAAAAGTTGATCAAGGTTTAAGTGAGTAAATTTATTTTGTTGCTCTTTGGGGGCAGATTCTAGCGCACTGTACATAACGGCATTAGAAAGTCCTGCTTTATTAAATAGCGTCGAGAGGGAATCACCTTTTTCTACATGGAAGGTTAGAGTCGAGCTGTGCTCAGGCATTAAAATTAAAGGACCTTCTGAAATTGTCATGTCAGAGCGTAATGATTGTGTCGTTTGATTGTCCGTTTGAGGAAGTAACAAAGGAATAGATGGAGGCGGTGTTAAACTGCGAGTGAAAATATTAGCGATTTGTTCAGGGGTTATAATTTCAACATCTTTATTCGTTTGTAGCGATGCATTTGCTGGCGTTTCATCTGTCGTGTCATTAATAGCAGTTTGCTTTGTTTTGGAAAAATATAAAAAAATACCTACAATTATTAATATTATAAAGACGATGGATATAATAACAGGTGTAAAAGAGCGTTTTTTTTGAGGTAATGTATTTGGCATCATAGTTTTGGCAAGAACAAGTTATATAACAAGACAATGAGGCGTGTAAAATATAAGCAATTTTGCAATTACGCAACTAGAAATTCAAAAAAAACATTATTTTGTGTAACAGAAAACTTTATTTTACAGTATAGTTATCAGTTATGATTTGAATAATACAATAAACTAATTGGTTAAACATCTATTAGAGAAGGAAAAAATGAAATCTATTGAAGAACAGTTAGCCTTGATTAAACGAGGTGTTGAAGAGATTTTAGTTGAAGATGAGTTAGTTGAAAAGCTTAAAACAGGTAAAGTGTTGCGGATTAAAGCAGGATTTGACCCAACCGCACCTGATCTTCACTTAGGACATACTGTACTTATTAATAAATTACGCCATTTTCAGATGCTAGGTCATAAAGTAATCTTCTTAATTGGTGACTTCACGGGGATGATTGGCGACCCTAGTGGTAAAAATACAACAAGACCACCCTTAACAAGGGAACAGGTTTTAGCCAATGCTGAAACTTATAAGGAACAAGTATTTAAAATTTTAGATCCTAAATTAACTGAAGTTGCTTTTAACTCGACATGGATGGATCAAATGAAGCCGGCTGATTTTATTCGCCTTGCTTCACAATATACCGTAGCTCGCATGTTAGAGCGCGATGATTTTGAAAACAGATACAAAGGCCAGCAGCCCATCGCCATTCATGAGTTTTTATACCCCCTTGTTCAAGGGTATGATTCTGTAGCATTAGAGTCTGATATAGAAATGGGCGGTACAGACCAACGTTTTAATTTACTAATGGGGCGTGAGTTACAACGTTCTTATGGTCAAGCGCCGCAGTGCACGATTACAGTTCCTTTATTAGAAGGTTTAGACGGCGTTAAGAAAATGTCTAAATCACTAGGGAATTATGTCGGTATTGATGAACCACCAGGCGTTATGTATAGCAAGTTATTGTCAATGCCTGATACTTTAATCTGGCGTTATTTTGAGTTATTAAGTTTCCGTGATTTAGCAGAGATAGAAGAGTTCAAGCGCGATGTTGAACAAGGCACTAACCCACGTGATATCAAAATTAAATTAGCAGAAGAGTTAATTGCGCGTTTTCATGGTGAAGAAGCTGCGGCGAATGCACATAAGTCAGCGGGTAATCGTTTAAAAGACGGTGAGTTACCAGAAGACTTGCCAGAGTTAACGCTTAAAGCGGGCAACGATTTACCAATCGCAGCAATATTAAACCAAGCTAACTTGGTGAAAAACTCAGCCATGGCAAGAGATCTTTTACAGGCAGGTAGTGTCAAGGTAGATGGCAAAGTTGTGGATGTAAGTTTCATTTTTAAATTAGGTGAAGAGCACGTTTGCCAAGCAGGTAAGAAAAACTTCGCCCGTATCAAATTAGAACAAGAGTAGTTTCTATATGAATCTAACAAGCATTATTATTGCTTGTTAGATTTTATTAAAAAAATAATCAATAAATTACATATTCCATGATAAAATGAAGTATATGAACGGTTGTTTTTTTAGCTTTTTTCATTGTATTACATCATAATTATTTAGTCCTTGTTATGCTCAAAAAATAATCAATATTCAATTATATAAATAACAGGAATTGTTTATATCCATGGAAGAACAAGTACAAAAAGAATTACATGACTTCTTTGTAGGTGTTATCACAAAAGGTTTTCATTCTATAAAGGATATAGCAAAAAATAAGTACCTTTATAGCTTCGCTTTGCAATTACGTGCCAATGGTAAGTCTTTTAGATGTGTAGGCAATACACTTGATAGTGTGAGCGATAACTTTATGATAAAGTTAAAAAGCATAGAGGATGTAACCGACTATTTGTGGTTTACCACCGAATGGGAATATACTTTTGATCCTTGGCATGCCAAGGATGCTGAATTACAAAAAAAAATAAAAGAAAAACAACCCTTGTTAGATAGCATCAGTTCAAAAGCTTTTTTACACGTCCTATTAGAAGCATTGCAAACTTGCAATAATCAGTGCTTATTTGGTGTGGGTATTCTGCGTGAGAAAATATCTGTGTTTGTTGACTCAGAAGAAGGCGATGAGCTTGATTTACCAGAGAAAACTTCTCAAACGCTTAATCCACCTTATGTTCATGATGCTTTTTTAAAACGGTTTGAACCCAATAATCCACAAGGATTAACTTATCGTTTAATTAATGAATTAGTGGCTGATTATTAATACTTCAATTAGATTCTCATGAGGATAGTGCCACTTAACATCAATATCCCAAAGCTTCATCCCATAATGTTTATCGGGAGTTGCTTTTTGATAAGCAGGTTTTGGGTCTTGCATAAGACATTGTTCAATAAGCTGTTTAATGGGATGCTGTAGTCGAGCACTATGCAATAAGGCTTGTTCTAATGCGAGAGCTGACCAAGTAACATTGATTGTGCGAGGAGCAGTTTCTGCTATTAAGTTATAAGCATCATTAATACTGTCGGCATAAGGAATATAGGGCTTTATGTCGATGATAGGGGTTTCATCTAGTAAATCTATACCTGACACGTAGAGTTTATTCTCGATGATATCATCTAGTCTAACAACGGATTGACCAATATTATTGGGGCGAAAGTTAGAGCGAGTGGCAAAAACTCCTAATGATTTATTACCACCTAAACGCGGGGGGCGAACTTTGAGGCGAACTTTCTCATCCATGGATTGATTGAAAATAAAAAGAAGCCAAAGATGGCTAACTTTTTCGAGCCCTTCTAATGCCTCAGCCTTGTTATAGGGCGGCAGTAACTCAATAACCCCCGTTGCTGCTGGTGCTAATAAAGGTTGGCGCGGAATACCAAATTTTTCTTTAAAGCACGAGCTAATGTAACCAATGGGGTTGATTTGATAGACGATATTATCCAATTTACTCTATTAGCTCAGCCCAAAGGTCATATTCATCGGCATCAGTAATGCGCACCTTCACTTGATCGCCAGGTTGTAAGTGATCAGCATCAATATAAACCAAACCATCTATCTCAGGAGCATCAGCAATGGAGCGGGCAACAGTGCCTTTATCATCAATTTCATCAACCAATACTAGCATTTCTTGGCCTATACGTTGTTGTAAGCGTGCGGCAGAGATAGCTTGTTGGTGGGCCATAAAACGTTCCCAACGTTCTTGCTTAACTTCTTCAGGAACGTGATCGGCTAACTCATTAGCGGGCGCACCATCGACAGCTGAATACTGGAAACAACCTACACGGTCAAGTTGTGCTTCAGTTAACCAGTCCAGTAAATATTGAAAATCTTCCTCTGTTTCACCAGGGAATCCGACAATAAAGGTAGAGCGGATAACCAACTCAGAACATTGTTCACGCCATTTCTTGATACGTGCCAAGGTTTTATCTTCAAAAGCAGGTCGTTTCATTGCTTTTAAAACGTTAGGGCTGGCGTGTTGGAAAGGTATATCTAAGTAGGGGAGTATTTTGCCAGCAGCCATTAAAGGAATGACATCATCCACATTAGGGTAGGGGTATACATAATGTAATCTAACCCATATGCCCAATTGACTCAACGCTTCACATAAATCGACCATTTTAGTTTTGACAGGCTGACCATTCCAGAAGCTTGTTTTATATTTTAAGTCAACACCGTAGGCGCTAGTATCTTGGGAGATGACTAATAGTTCTTTAACTCCTGCTTTAACTAAGCGTTCTGCTTCTTCTAATACTTCATTCACAGGGCGACTAACCAGTTTGCCGCGGAGTGAGGGAATAATACAGAAGCTACAGCTATGATTACAGCCTTCTGATATTTTAAGGTAAGCATAGTGGCGTGGTGTTAATTTCACCCCTTGAGGTGGGACTAAATCAATGTGCGGGTTATGATCTTTTTTCGGAGGAACTACCTCATGCACTGCTTGTACAACTTGCTCATATTGTTGAGGGCCTGTGACAGCAAGAACACTAGGGTGTACATCACGTATTGCCCCTTCTGTAACCCCCATGCAACCTGTGACAATGACTCGACCATTTTCTGCCAAAGCTTCGCCGATGGCATCAAGTGATTCAGCTTTTGCACTGTCAATAAAGCCACACGTATTGACCACAACCACATCTGCTTCATCATAAGAGGGGACAATTTGATAGCCCTCCATACGTAGTTGAGTCAGAATACGTTCTGAATCAACAGTGGCTTTTGGGCATCCTAGGCTGATAAAGCCAACTTTAGGAGCAGGAGAGTGTGACATGGTAACCTCAATAACAGAGTTAAAACTAAATAATGATGGTTGAGTTTCAATAAAGAAGCCCAAATGATATTGAATAATGAATTTGTTAGAACGCCCTATTATATGTTGATTCGTTAAAATCCATAAGTCATTTTTCTAAATAATCGATTTTTTTATAAAATTAGTGACTATTGTTCATAACAATTTTTTTTAAATCATTTAAAATATGCCGCAAATTTTTTAGTAACGAGGTTTTTATGCAATATCTTCCAGGGCAGCGTTGGATTAGTGACAGCGAAGCTGAGCTTGGGTTAGGGACAATCATTTCGCAAGAAGGACGATTACTAACCATTTTATTTCCAGCAACTGGTGAGACAAGGCAATATTCCGCTAATAATGCATCCTTAACCCGCGTGCAGTACTCGATTGGCGATAAAATTACCCATATTGATGGTTGGCAAGTGACTGTGGATGAGGTCATGGAAATTGACGGCTTACTTGTCTATATGGGGCTTGATGAACAAAATAAAAAACGCACTATTTCTGAAACGCAGTTATCTAATTTTATTCAGTTTCGCTCGGCCAGTGATCGTTTATTTGCAGGGCAAGTAGATTCTTTATCATGGTTCTCTCTACGTTATCACACCTTTGAACACATGAGCCAATTACAACAGTCTAAATTATTAGGCTTATCCGGTGCACGTGTACAACCTATTGCTCACCAGATGCATATTGCAAGAGAAGTAGCTGATCGTATAGCCCCGAGAGTGTTATTAGCTGATGAAGTAGGCTTGGGTAAAACGATTGAGGCAGGGCTTATTATTCATCGGCAAGTTTTGTCTGGCCGAGCCTTACGAGTACTCATTATTGTTCCAGAAAATCTACAGCACCAATGGTTAGTTGAAATGCGTCGCCGTTTCAATTTAGAGGTGACATTATTTGATGCAGAACGTTATGCCCAAATTACTGATGCTAATCCTTTTGAGGATAGCCAACTAGTTTTGGTAGCACTTGATTGGTTAGTGAGTGATGAACGTGTCCAAGATGCTTTATTTGCAGCAGGTTGGGACATGCTAGTGGTTGATGAGGCGCATCACTTAGTTTGGGTACCTGATTACGTTAGCCCTGAATATACATTGGTTGAGCAACTTGCTGAGTCAACACCTAGTGTTTTACTATTAACGGCAACCCCAGAGCAGTTAGGTATTGATAGCCATTTTGCAAGGCTAAGATTGCTTGACCCTAATCGTTTTCATAGCTTAGAAGCCTTTAGAGAAGAAAGTAAACATTATCAGCCTGTGGCTGAAGCAGTACAAGAGTTATTAGATAAGCAAAAACTGTCTAAAGAAAGCCGTAAAACCATAGAAAGTTTTTTAGGTAAGCAAGCTGAAAAAGCGTTATTAGATGCTGCTGCAAAAAGTGATGAAGACGCTTGTGCAAGATTGATAAGGGAACTGCTGGATCGCCATGGTACAGGACGTTTATTATTCCGTAATACCCGTGCGGCTGTTCATGGTTTTCCAATTCGTATACTACACCACTATGCATTACCTAACCCAGAACAGTATTTACAAATTCCCCGAGATGAGCGACCTATCCTTACCCCAGAGATCGACTATATAGATCATCAACTTGAAACAGACAGCGAACGTTGGTGGCATTTTGACTCCCGAGTAGACTGGTTAATTAGTACCCTTAAAATGTTAAAGCATACCAAGGTATTGGTTATTTGTGCCCATGCGGAGACAGTTATTGATCTTGAGGAAGCACTAAGAGTAAGAGAAGGTATAGCGGCAGCAGTATTCCATGAAGGGATGACTATTATTGAACGCGACCGTGCTGCTGCTTATTTTAGTGATGAAGAAGGTGCACAGTTATTAGTGTGTTCTGAAATTGGGAGTGAAGGACGTAACTTCCAGTTTGCACACCATCTTGTTTTATTTGATTTACCACCCCACCCAGATTTATTAGAACAGCGTATTGGACGTTTGGACCGTATAGGTCAACAAAATGATATTCAAATTCATGTGCCTTATATTCAGGGTACAGCGCAAGAGCGTTTATTTGAGTGGTATGATCTTGCGTTAAATGCATTTGTTAATACATGCCCCGCTGGCAGTGCATTACAAACACAGTTTAGAAAGCAACTGCGTGAACACTTAGAGGGAACCGATCAAAAAGAGTGGTCTAAACTCGTAGAAACAGCAAAGCAGCTACGTTTAGAGCTTGAAGCTGAAATGCAAAAAGGACGTGATCGCCTACTTGAGTTAAACTCTAGCGGTGGAAGTGAAGGTAATGAGATTGTAGAAGCTATTGCAGAGCAAGATGACCAATACGATTTACCAATGTATGCGGAGCAATTATTTGATGCCTTTGGTATTGATGTAGAAGATCATTCGGATAATGCTTTTGTTCTTCGTCCCGGTGAGAAAATGCTAGACTCAGGGTTTCCATTAGGCGATGAAGAAGGTGTAACCATTACCTATGATCGATCATTGGCTTTGTCCCGTGAAGATATGCAGTTTATTACATGGGAGCATCCCATGTTACAAGGTGGAATGGACTTAGTTATTTCAGGCTCCATGGGTAATACAGCTGTTGCTGTTATTAAAAATAAGGCGCTTAAAACAGGGACAGTCTTAATTGAGTTTGTTTTTATTGCAGAAGTCATTGCACCTAAAGCATTACAACTTGTACGCTATCTACCCAAAGAAGCCTTGCGTTGTTTGTTAGATGCTAAAGGTAACAACCTAGCGGATAAAGTTTCTTTTGAAACACTGAATAAACAACTTGAAAAAGTACCACGTGGCAGTGCTGTTAAATTTGTTAAAGCACAACGTACAATGCTCGAAAAGCAAGTGCTGATAGCTGAACAAAAAATGCAGACGGTTTATCAAGAGAAAGTAGCAGAAGCAAAACAACGCTTTGTCGCTGAAATGGATGAAGAACTTGCTCGTCTTGTTGCATTAAAGGCAGTGAACCCTAATGTACGCGATAATGAATTGGCTATTCTAGAAGAGTATAAGACGCTTGGTTGTGAGTATTTAGATAAAGCAACCTTAAGACTTGATGCTATTAGGATATTAGTCGCAGGCTAATACAAATGCCACGTTAAGTGGCTTTGCTATAGGGGTTGTCTTGGCAAGGAGCGCATATGAGCGTTATAAGTAATTTTTCTGATAAGATGGCGAAAATAGAAAGAGTAGTCTTTTATTTAATCGTTATTTTTATAGCCCTATTACTCAGTACTTCTAATTTTTTACCAATGATTGACCTCCCCCAGCATGCAGGGCAAGTCAGCACACTCAAATCATTTCTGTTAAATGAAACTTCTGCACCATGGTTTGATGATATAGAGCTTAATTATTTGACAACTTATTGGACTGCCTATGGTATGGCTGCGTTGTTGTCATTAGTGTTCCCCATTAATTATGCGGTCAATACCGTTGTAGGCTTAACTTTTTTATCATTTATTATTTCTTTTTCAATATTAAGAAGAATGATGTCATCAAAAAATACCAATATTTTAGATTGGGTTTTATTGCCAAGCTTTTTTGGATTTGCTTATACTTGGGGATTTTTAACATTTTTACTGGCAATTCCAGTAGGCGTTTTATTAGTTATACAGAATTTAAAGTTAATCAAAACTGGGCATAAAAAGTATTTTATATTTGTAATTTTATGTGGCGTACTGTTATATTTTTCCCATATGCTAGTTTTTTTGTTCTTCTGTCTGATTGCATCATCTATGACAATTGTGAATAATAACCAATTCTTTATTAGACAAAAGCTTAAGCAATTAACACCTTTCTATCTGTTGTTTTTATTTATACCGCTTTTCTTTTTTACCTCAGCATTTTATGCTTCAAATGAGTTAGGTAAATACAATGACCTTTACTATGCTGGAGCATCGTATGGTGTTTTTGAAAATAGGCTATATTCAATTTTTCTGTACCCTTGGAGTATAGAGAAAAATAATCTTTTTCCATTAGAAATAGTTAGTATTATGCTAATTATATTACCTTTTGTTTTAGGGTTGAAATTATCAAAAGATTATAAAAAATATGTTCCTTTTGTTATATTTCTGGTTATTTGGTTTGCCCTCCCAGAGCAAGTGGTAAGAACAGCATTTGTTCAACAACGATTTTCGATATTTTTATTTCCCTTTTATATTTTATTATTTGAGAGTAGAAGTGTTAATTTGTTGAGCACGCAGAAAGTTTTATATTTTATTTGGTGTTGTCTATCTCTTTTATTGTTATCTTTACCTATGATTGATTTAGTCAATTTTAATAGAGAAACTAAGGATTTTAGTGATGCTCTTAACAAGATACCAAGCCATAAACGAATGTTAGGTCTGGTTTATGATCCACGTGGTAGTCTGCGCCAAGGCGGCGTATATATTTATTTTCCTTCGTGGTATCAAGCAAAAAAAGAAGGGTGGGTTGATTTTAATTTCGCTTGGTTTTCGCCACAAATTATACGCTATAAGTCAGGACATATACCAGAAGCATTGCTAGGCTTCGCGTGGTATCCAAAGACTTTTATTAAATTCAAATATTGTGATAAGTATGAAGTTTTATTTGTTCAATGTAGTCAGAAAGTATGTGAATCACATGAGCAATTGATGCAAAAATCTACCTGTAGCCATAAAATCATTTATAAAAATGAGACTTGGTCTGTTTATAACCTAGAGAAATAGTCTAACAATATGCTATTCGATCCAAAGTTAAATAGCCAATTTATTAGTTACTGTCTTGTTGGTGCTGTAATTACAGTTGGTGGTTTGCTGACAAGTTTATTGCTTATATGGCTAGGTATGTCTATTTATGTTGCTAATTTGTTAGTCTATTTGATTGGATGTGTTGTGAGCTATGTGCTAAATAGTAAGCTTACCTTTAAAAAAAATTATTCTCGCAAAAGAGCATTAAAATTTTTTATATCTATTGGCGTTGCTTATATTATCAATGTGTTATTAATATATCTAACGCTTTTTTATCAACCGGGTGCTAAATATATAGCTCAAATTATAGGTAATGTTTTTTATACATTACTTGTTTTTTCTATGAATAAATTTTGGGTAATGAAATGAATACTGAACCTCAAACACTAGCAATTGTTGTGCCTTGTTATAATGAGCGAGAAGTATTTCCTATTTCTCTGGAAAAATTGAGTAGTATTCTTAAACATTTAATTGTAAGTAAAAAAATAAGTGAATCAAGTTACATTTTATTTGTTGATGATGGTAGTCAAGATAATACTTGGTCCTTAATTGTGGAGGCTGGAACTTTTAATTTAAATATACGAGGATTAAAGTTAGCTCATAATAAGGGGCATCAAATAGCATTGATTGCAGGTATAACAAACGCAGATGCTGATATGGTTGTAACGATTGATGCTGATTTACAGGACGATCCTTTCGTGATTGAGCAAATGGTTGATAAGTATTTGATAGGATATGATATTGTTTATGGGGTTCGTAACTCTAGAGAAACGGATAACTTTTGGAAAAGAACAATGGCCGAGAGTTTTTATAAATTAATGGCCAAATTGGGAGTTGAACAGATCCATAATCATGCTGATTTTCGTTTATTAAGTAGAAGAGCGAGGGAAAGCTTATTGCAGTATCAAGAAGAAAATGTTTATTTAAGGGGGTTAGTACCTATGCTCGGATTTCGTACTATTGAGGTTTACTACGAAAGGCATGAGCGAGCAGCGGGAGTCACTAAGTATCCATTTAAAAAGTCACTGGCATTGGCCATAGAAGGTATTACATCATTATCAGTTAAGCCATTGAGGCTAATAACAATATTGGGTTTATTTGTTTTCTTGCTCTCGGTTGTTGCTATCATTTACACAATTATCGAAAAGATACTGGGAAATACCATACAAGGATGGTCATCTATTATTGTAATTATTTCATTTTTTGGTGGTATTCAGATTATGGCTTTGGGGGTTATTGGAGAGTATATCGGAAAAATTTATAACGAAGTTAAAAAGCGCCCCAAGTTTTTTATTGATGAAACTTCTAATATTAAAGAAAAATAATGTTATAAATCTGAACAATAATTTAATTATTTAGTACTGCGTTTTCTTTGATATATATGTTTCGTTTTAACTAATAATGCTTTTATACATTCGGGCATATGAAATAAGATTTTATTACGTACGCGCCATGTCAAGGGCGAAAAGTCTGGAATAGGATGTTCTGTTTTTATATGAGTTAACAATACTTCTTGTGGTAATCGATTGATAGAGGTCTCTTTGACATAAAGTAGCATATTGTACCTATACCAAGGCTCTACATCCTTATTTTTCTGTATTTTGCTTCTGAGCGGATCAAAACATTCATAACCAAGCGCAGCGAATTTCTCTCTCCAATATTGTAAAGGTTGTTCATTAACATGAAATTCGCCTCCTTGACCTGGTGGAGCCGCTGAAAATAAAATAACCTCACTACACTGCGTAAGGTTATTGATAAAAATATCTGCTTTAGATTCTGGAATATGTTCTGCTACTTCAAATGATGTGGCAATGCTAAATCTCTTTCCTAAAATGAATGCTTGAGAGAGGTCTTGACGAATAAAAGACGTTGGCTCAATCAATAGACTAGTCGTTTGCACATAACTTCCGTCTACTCCTGTAACATCTGGAACTGATGATTTCCAAATACTACACCAAGCCCCTGCACCACAGCCTATGTCTATGAGTGATTCAGGAGTGAACCATTGTGTAACAATAGGGCATATAATACGTGCAGATGACAATGAACCCGCATTTATATAATCATAATATTTACTTTTATAAACATGATCAATATCAAGCATTACCTATTCCCTTAACTCAAAGAAAATTAACGTGTTACAGTTTAAATGAGAAAAGGAAAATAATAAATCATCATTTATATATAAGT
Coding sequences within it:
- a CDS encoding peptidoglycan DD-metalloendopeptidase family protein, encoding MMPNTLPQKKRSFTPVIISIVFIILIIVGIFLYFSKTKQTAINDTTDETPANASLQTNKDVEIITPEQIANIFTRSLTPPPSIPLLLPQTDNQTTQSLRSDMTISEGPLILMPEHSSTLTFHVEKGDSLSTLFNKAGLSNAVMYSALESAPKEQQNKFTHLNLDQLFEFTLNDAGDLLAVSTKPDLLNTYTLAKQDNGYMFSHNAIKPTYKKVYAYGSINSSLFAAADKAGIPHAMIMEIANAFGYDIDFALDLRQGDVFEVIFEQKLVNGKIVGTGNLLAARFTNRGKEFTVVRFTNSNKVASYYRADGTSMQRAFIRTPVDFTRISSKFSLGRYHPVLNRIRAHKGVDYAAPTGTAIRAAGNGKIVSIGWKGGYGNAIVIQHGKTYSTLYGHMSRFAPGLKAGSYVKQSQTIGYVGMTGLATGPHLHYEFRVNGKHVDPLSVKLPMADPLSAKEKTRFLEISQPLLSELNENKALSLAKIQADKDSTADTTDENTEADSAE
- the tyrS gene encoding tyrosine--tRNA ligase, translating into MKSIEEQLALIKRGVEEILVEDELVEKLKTGKVLRIKAGFDPTAPDLHLGHTVLINKLRHFQMLGHKVIFLIGDFTGMIGDPSGKNTTRPPLTREQVLANAETYKEQVFKILDPKLTEVAFNSTWMDQMKPADFIRLASQYTVARMLERDDFENRYKGQQPIAIHEFLYPLVQGYDSVALESDIEMGGTDQRFNLLMGRELQRSYGQAPQCTITVPLLEGLDGVKKMSKSLGNYVGIDEPPGVMYSKLLSMPDTLIWRYFELLSFRDLAEIEEFKRDVEQGTNPRDIKIKLAEELIARFHGEEAAANAHKSAGNRLKDGELPEDLPELTLKAGNDLPIAAILNQANLVKNSAMARDLLQAGSVKVDGKVVDVSFIFKLGEEHVCQAGKKNFARIKLEQE
- a CDS encoding DUF4303 domain-containing protein, whose amino-acid sequence is MEEQVQKELHDFFVGVITKGFHSIKDIAKNKYLYSFALQLRANGKSFRCVGNTLDSVSDNFMIKLKSIEDVTDYLWFTTEWEYTFDPWHAKDAELQKKIKEKQPLLDSISSKAFLHVLLEALQTCNNQCLFGVGILREKISVFVDSEEGDELDLPEKTSQTLNPPYVHDAFLKRFEPNNPQGLTYRLINELVADY
- the tsaA gene encoding tRNA (N6-threonylcarbamoyladenosine(37)-N6)-methyltransferase TrmO; the protein is MVYQINPIGYISSCFKEKFGIPRQPLLAPAATGVIELLPPYNKAEALEGLEKVSHLWLLFIFNQSMDEKVRLKVRPPRLGGNKSLGVFATRSNFRPNNIGQSVVRLDDIIENKLYVSGIDLLDETPIIDIKPYIPYADSINDAYNLIAETAPRTINVTWSALALEQALLHSARLQHPIKQLIEQCLMQDPKPAYQKATPDKHYGMKLWDIDVKWHYPHENLIEVLIISH
- the rimO gene encoding 30S ribosomal protein S12 methylthiotransferase RimO, coding for MSHSPAPKVGFISLGCPKATVDSERILTQLRMEGYQIVPSYDEADVVVVNTCGFIDSAKAESLDAIGEALAENGRVIVTGCMGVTEGAIRDVHPSVLAVTGPQQYEQVVQAVHEVVPPKKDHNPHIDLVPPQGVKLTPRHYAYLKISEGCNHSCSFCIIPSLRGKLVSRPVNEVLEEAERLVKAGVKELLVISQDTSAYGVDLKYKTSFWNGQPVKTKMVDLCEALSQLGIWVRLHYVYPYPNVDDVIPLMAAGKILPYLDIPFQHASPNVLKAMKRPAFEDKTLARIKKWREQCSELVIRSTFIVGFPGETEEDFQYLLDWLTEAQLDRVGCFQYSAVDGAPANELADHVPEEVKQERWERFMAHQQAISAARLQQRIGQEMLVLVDEIDDKGTVARSIADAPEIDGLVYIDADHLQPGDQVKVRITDADEYDLWAELIE
- the rapA gene encoding RNA polymerase-associated protein RapA; translation: MQYLPGQRWISDSEAELGLGTIISQEGRLLTILFPATGETRQYSANNASLTRVQYSIGDKITHIDGWQVTVDEVMEIDGLLVYMGLDEQNKKRTISETQLSNFIQFRSASDRLFAGQVDSLSWFSLRYHTFEHMSQLQQSKLLGLSGARVQPIAHQMHIAREVADRIAPRVLLADEVGLGKTIEAGLIIHRQVLSGRALRVLIIVPENLQHQWLVEMRRRFNLEVTLFDAERYAQITDANPFEDSQLVLVALDWLVSDERVQDALFAAGWDMLVVDEAHHLVWVPDYVSPEYTLVEQLAESTPSVLLLTATPEQLGIDSHFARLRLLDPNRFHSLEAFREESKHYQPVAEAVQELLDKQKLSKESRKTIESFLGKQAEKALLDAAAKSDEDACARLIRELLDRHGTGRLLFRNTRAAVHGFPIRILHHYALPNPEQYLQIPRDERPILTPEIDYIDHQLETDSERWWHFDSRVDWLISTLKMLKHTKVLVICAHAETVIDLEEALRVREGIAAAVFHEGMTIIERDRAAAYFSDEEGAQLLVCSEIGSEGRNFQFAHHLVLFDLPPHPDLLEQRIGRLDRIGQQNDIQIHVPYIQGTAQERLFEWYDLALNAFVNTCPAGSALQTQFRKQLREHLEGTDQKEWSKLVETAKQLRLELEAEMQKGRDRLLELNSSGGSEGNEIVEAIAEQDDQYDLPMYAEQLFDAFGIDVEDHSDNAFVLRPGEKMLDSGFPLGDEEGVTITYDRSLALSREDMQFITWEHPMLQGGMDLVISGSMGNTAVAVIKNKALKTGTVLIEFVFIAEVIAPKALQLVRYLPKEALRCLLDAKGNNLADKVSFETLNKQLEKVPRGSAVKFVKAQRTMLEKQVLIAEQKMQTVYQEKVAEAKQRFVAEMDEELARLVALKAVNPNVRDNELAILEEYKTLGCEYLDKATLRLDAIRILVAG
- a CDS encoding GtrA family protein, whose translation is MLFDPKLNSQFISYCLVGAVITVGGLLTSLLLIWLGMSIYVANLLVYLIGCVVSYVLNSKLTFKKNYSRKRALKFFISIGVAYIINVLLIYLTLFYQPGAKYIAQIIGNVFYTLLVFSMNKFWVMK
- a CDS encoding glycosyltransferase family 2 protein, which produces MNTEPQTLAIVVPCYNEREVFPISLEKLSSILKHLIVSKKISESSYILFVDDGSQDNTWSLIVEAGTFNLNIRGLKLAHNKGHQIALIAGITNADADMVVTIDADLQDDPFVIEQMVDKYLIGYDIVYGVRNSRETDNFWKRTMAESFYKLMAKLGVEQIHNHADFRLLSRRARESLLQYQEENVYLRGLVPMLGFRTIEVYYERHERAAGVTKYPFKKSLALAIEGITSLSVKPLRLITILGLFVFLLSVVAIIYTIIEKILGNTIQGWSSIIVIISFFGGIQIMALGVIGEYIGKIYNEVKKRPKFFIDETSNIKEK